The sequence below is a genomic window from Vicinamibacteria bacterium.
CCTTCTCAAGAACATCGACAAGCTGGTTTGACCAGCGGTTCTCTCATGACGGTAACGGGCTCGCAGCTCTCAGCCTCGAAGCGGCCCAAGTGGCAGTTCATCACGATGGGGGTCACCCTCATCGTGGTGGCGGTGGCCCTCACCGTGGCTTGGATCCTGGGGGTGCCGGACCGGTCGCATGCGGAGTTCGCCACCCTGCGCTGGGTCATCTACCTCCTGGGCTCCCTCCTCTTCCTGCTCCTGATCGCCGGCCTGGTGCTCATCGTGATCCTCCTCCTGCGCGAGGTGCGCCTCAACGAGCGCCAGAGCAACTTCGTGAGTGCGGTGACCCACGAGCTGAAGACCCCGGTGGCCTCCCTCAAGCTCTATCTGGACACTCTTCAGCTGCGGGACCTGCCGGAGAGCCGGCGGGAGGATTTCTATCGGACCATGCATCAGGACCTGGACCGGCTCCACACCACCATCAACAACGTGCTGAACGCGGCCATGTACACGGACCGTCCGGTGGTGGACCCCCAGCCCCTGGATCTGGCCAAGCTGGCCCGGCGCGCCATAGAGCTCACCCGGACCCGTCACCAGCTCCCCGGGGAGACCATCCAATACGCCGGCCCCGACAACTTGATGATCCGCGGCAACGTCCAGGCCCTGGAGACGGCTGTGCTCAACCTCCTCGACAACGCGGTCAAGTATTCGAAGGACCGGGTGGAGGTGCAGGTGGAGGTGCGGGCGGATGGGGACGGCCAGGCCCAGCTCCGGGTCCACGACCACGGCGTGGGCATGAGCCGCGCCCAGATGCCGTTCATCTTCAACCGCTTCTACCGCATCGGCTCCGAGGCCCGCCGCAGCCGCCCCGGCACCGGGCTGGGCCTGTTCATCGTGCGCTCTGTGGTGAAGGGGCACCGGGGCACCGTCTCCGCGGACAGTCCCGGCCCCGACCGCGGCTCGACCTTCACCCTCACCCTTCCCGCCCTCCCGGAGTCGACGCCCGAGACCGAACATGTCTAGAGTGCTCATCGTGGAGGACGAGGAGCACTTGGCCACGGGGATAAGGTTCAACCTCGAGCTCGAGGGCTACGACGTCGAGGTGGTGGCGGACGGAGCGGAGGCCTTCGCCCGCCTGGCCGGCACCGGTCCCCCCGATGCCCAGGCCTTCGACCTCGTGATCCTGGACGTGATGCTGCCCGGGATGGGCGGCTTCGAGGTGGCGGATCGGCTGCGCAAGGTCGGCAACTTCACCCCCATCCTGATGCTGACCGCCAAGAGCCTGCCCCAGGACGTCGTTCACGGCCTCGAGGTGGGGGCGGACGACTACCTGCCCAAGCCGTTCGACTTGCCCGTCCTCCTGGCCCGGGTCAACGGGCTGATCCGGAGGCGGGACTGGGCCCGGGGCGGGGGAGGGGAGCTGGAGACGGCCCGGATCGGCCAGACGGAGGTGGACTTCCGGACCTTCGAGCTCAAGAGCCGGGCCGGAACCATCCACCTCACGCTGCTGGAGGCGATGCTGCTGAAGCTTCTCGTCCAGAACGCGGGCCGCATCGTCTCCAAAGCCGAGATCCTGGAGAAGGTCTGGAACGTGAGCCCCGACACCGAGACCCGGGCCGTGGACAACTTCATCCTCCGCCTTCGCCGGTACCTGGAGGCCAACCCCCGTTCGCCCGAGCACCTGCACACCGTGCGCGGCGCCGGCTACCGGCTGGTCCTGTGAGAGCACCTCGGTCGTCCGGATCGAGCGCGGGCCGGCGGCGACCCCGCGGAGGCGACGAAGGGGGTCCGCCCGTCGTGAAACGGGGGGGGCCGCCGCCGCGGTCCCTGAGTGGGGGGGAAGAGGCGGGAGGGTCCGGGCCTAGTCGGCCGAACCCGGCGGGGGCCCGTGCTCCTTCTTCCAGGCCTCTATGCGGGCCAAGAGCTGCTCGGGCGTCACGCCCACGAACTCGGTGAACTTCAGGCCCACGAGGAAGGCCCCGGTCGCGGAGTTGGGGCGGCAGTGCACGATCCGGGCCTTGATCTGGGCGGAGGCGGGGAGGTCTCCCAGTCGGGAGACCATGACCAGGGCTTCCGCATCCAGGGGGATCTCGCGGCGGGTCTCGAAGGACAGCCCGCCCACGGAGACGTTGTTCGACTCCATCTCGACCATCTTCTGGAAGATCTCGCCCTCCACCACCACGTAGAGCGGCACGCGCACCACCAAACGCTCGTGCTTTCTTCGCTCCCCTGGTCCTCCGCTACCCGGCACGCTCACCTCCCCCCATCAGCCCCCGCTGACCGGGGGTATGAAAACGAGTTCGTCCCCTTCCGCGAGGGCCTGCGAGAAAGGGGCGTAACGACGGTTCACGGAAGCGGCGAGGCTGCCCCGGCGCGAGGCAAGAATCGGGTGCTCCTGGGCCAGACGGCGCCAGGCGTCTTCGGCGGTGGCCGCGGGGGGTAGGTCCAGCTCCAACTCTCCCCGCCCCGCGGCCTCTCGCAGGGCCGCGAAGAGTCGCACGCGAATGCGCACCAGGGCACATCTCACACGAAAGAGCCTGGGTGGTCAACTGGGGGAAGGGGGGACGGCGGTGCGCTGCCAAGCTTCGATCCGGGCCACGATCTCCTCCCGCGTGGTGTTGACGAACTCGGTGAACTCGATGCCCACCGTGTAGCGCCCGGTCGCGGGGTCCTGCTTGAGGTGGGCCACCCGACCCCGGATGAAGGTGGGAGGCGTCAGGTCGCCCAGGTTGGAAACCACGACCCGCGACTCCGCCTCCAGGGGGATCTCGCGGCTGGTCTCGAAGGACACACCGCCCGCGGACACATCCTTGGACTCAAGATGGATCTTCTTGTGGAAGAGCTGGCTCTCCATCGAGATGTAGAGGGGGACGCGCAGCTTGAAGCGCTCGTACCTCCTCTGGTCGGGGTCCCGCTCCAAGCGGCCTCCTGCGAGGGGTCCAGGTGCCGCCCCCGGAGGGAGGACCAAGGCCCCCATCTTTTGAGAGATGCGATCGACGGTATCATGGGCCTCCCCTCGCCTTTGTCAAGCTTCTCCGCGGACTCGCTTCCCGGGCCGCGCGCCGGGTTGCCAAAACGGCGTAGACTAGGTCTGTCCGGGAGGCTGAATTGCCGCGGGACCGCTTCGGGCGCGAGATCAACTACCTTCGTCTGTCCGTCATCGACCACTGCAACCTGCGGTGCGTCTATTGCATGCCCCTGCGTGGCTTGAGCTTCATCCCCTCCCCCGAGCTGCTGACCGCGGCCGAGATCGAGACCGTGGCCCGGGCTGCCGTGAGCGTCGGTTTCCGCAAGTTCCGGCTCACCGGGGGCGAGCCCACTCTGCGGCCGGACATCCTGGAGATCACGGGCCGGATCGCGTCCATCGAAGGGGTCGAGGACCTGGCCATGACCACCAACGCGATCCTGCTCCCGCGGCTGGCCGGTCCCCTGGCCGAAGCCGGCCTCCGCCGCATCAACATCCACATCGACACCCTCCACCCCGAGCGCCTGAAGAAGATCATGCGCTTCGGCACCCTGGAAGAGATCGAGGCCGGCATCGCGGCCGCGGAGGCGGCGGGCCTCAAGCCCATCAAGATCAACTGCGTGGTGACGCGCGACTACAACGACGAGGACGTGGTGGACCTTGCCGCCCGGGCCCTGGAGCGGGACTGGCACGTTCGTTTCATCGAGCTGATGCCGCTGGGCGGGGGCGAGACCGCACACATCGCCCTCTCGCAGTTCGTCCCCTCCCGCGAGACCCGGCAACGCATCGAGGCGGTTCTGGGTCGCCTCCTCCCGGCGCCGAGCGCGAACCCTTCGGACGAGTCGAATAACTTCCGCTTCGAGGGGGGCCGCGGGGTGGTGGGCTTCATCAGCCCCGTCAGCGAGCCCTACTGCGGCACCTGCAACCGCATGCGCCTCACCGCCGACGGCAAGTTCCACCTCTGTCTGCTCAACGACGACGAGCTGGACGTGAAGCGCGCTCTGCGCTCGGGAGCCGGCCTTCCCGAAGTGGCCGCGATCTTGGCGCGGGCGGTGGGGACCAAACCCACCGGCCACCGGCTGGACGAAGGGATCTCCACCGAGGATCGATCCATGTTCCAGATCGGCGGATAGCCCCCGCCCCCTCCCAACCGCGTGCGCAAAATTATCGTCATCCCCGCCCTCCTCTTGCTCTCCGTCCTCATCGTTTCTTTCCTGGCCGTGCCCGCGCTCGTGGATGGACACCTGAACCAGACCCGGCACCTCGGGCCTTACACCGTCTCGGAGCGGGCCCACGCCCTCCACGCCCGGCTGCTGGCGGCCGACCTCCACGCCGACTCCCTGGTCTGGGGGCGGGACCTCCTGGCCCACGGAACCCGGGGGCACGTGGACGTGCCCCGGCTGATCGAGGGCGGGGTGGCGCTTCAGGTCTTTGATGTCTTCACCAAGACGCCCTGGAACGTGGACATCGACCGCACCGAGGACCGGGGAGACGCGGTGACGCT
It includes:
- the moaA gene encoding GTP 3',8-cyclase MoaA, with the protein product MPRDRFGREINYLRLSVIDHCNLRCVYCMPLRGLSFIPSPELLTAAEIETVARAAVSVGFRKFRLTGGEPTLRPDILEITGRIASIEGVEDLAMTTNAILLPRLAGPLAEAGLRRINIHIDTLHPERLKKIMRFGTLEEIEAGIAAAEAAGLKPIKINCVVTRDYNDEDVVDLAARALERDWHVRFIELMPLGGGETAHIALSQFVPSRETRQRIEAVLGRLLPAPSANPSDESNNFRFEGGRGVVGFISPVSEPYCGTCNRMRLTADGKFHLCLLNDDELDVKRALRSGAGLPEVAAILARAVGTKPTGHRLDEGISTEDRSMFQIGG
- a CDS encoding PilZ domain-containing protein translates to MPGSGGPGERRKHERLVVRVPLYVVVEGEIFQKMVEMESNNVSVGGLSFETRREIPLDAEALVMVSRLGDLPASAQIKARIVHCRPNSATGAFLVGLKFTEFVGVTPEQLLARIEAWKKEHGPPPGSAD
- a CDS encoding MoaD/ThiS family protein, whose amino-acid sequence is MRIRVRLFAALREAAGRGELELDLPPAATAEDAWRRLAQEHPILASRRGSLAASVNRRYAPFSQALAEGDELVFIPPVSGG
- a CDS encoding response regulator transcription factor, with the translated sequence MSRVLIVEDEEHLATGIRFNLELEGYDVEVVADGAEAFARLAGTGPPDAQAFDLVILDVMLPGMGGFEVADRLRKVGNFTPILMLTAKSLPQDVVHGLEVGADDYLPKPFDLPVLLARVNGLIRRRDWARGGGGELETARIGQTEVDFRTFELKSRAGTIHLTLLEAMLLKLLVQNAGRIVSKAEILEKVWNVSPDTETRAVDNFILRLRRYLEANPRSPEHLHTVRGAGYRLVL
- a CDS encoding membrane dipeptidase translates to MRKIIVIPALLLLSVLIVSFLAVPALVDGHLNQTRHLGPYTVSERAHALHARLLAADLHADSLVWGRDLLAHGTRGHVDVPRLIEGGVALQVFDVFTKTPWNVDIDRTEDRGDAVTLFALTQGWAPKTWTSLKERAVYQARRLHRMAALSGGRLRVVRRGADLSGYLERRAHDPGMVAGLLSLEGAHVLEGDARNVAVMDQAGYRMIGLAHFFDNEVAGSAHGVSKGGLT
- a CDS encoding PilZ domain-containing protein, translated to MERDPDQRRYERFKLRVPLYISMESQLFHKKIHLESKDVSAGGVSFETSREIPLEAESRVVVSNLGDLTPPTFIRGRVAHLKQDPATGRYTVGIEFTEFVNTTREEIVARIEAWQRTAVPPSPS
- a CDS encoding HAMP domain-containing sensor histidine kinase — protein: MTSGSLMTVTGSQLSASKRPKWQFITMGVTLIVVAVALTVAWILGVPDRSHAEFATLRWVIYLLGSLLFLLLIAGLVLIVILLLREVRLNERQSNFVSAVTHELKTPVASLKLYLDTLQLRDLPESRREDFYRTMHQDLDRLHTTINNVLNAAMYTDRPVVDPQPLDLAKLARRAIELTRTRHQLPGETIQYAGPDNLMIRGNVQALETAVLNLLDNAVKYSKDRVEVQVEVRADGDGQAQLRVHDHGVGMSRAQMPFIFNRFYRIGSEARRSRPGTGLGLFIVRSVVKGHRGTVSADSPGPDRGSTFTLTLPALPESTPETEHV